A region of Paenibacillus sp. JNUCC-31 DNA encodes the following proteins:
- a CDS encoding hydantoinase B/oxoprolinase family protein, whose protein sequence is MIGDKVFLEIFNNRIQAAVEEMANVVLRTGFTAFVKETGDFGTYLLSPSGETFGSPLETGYNLSLGIPAAATINSIEDWKEGDLVICNDPYSTKGMVTHLPDIHLIKPYFHEGRIIAYGMCFVHSSDVGGKVPGSVSPSAYDIHMEGIRIAPVKLYEAGVLNEQILRMFLDNSRIPEQNLGDLKALMAALNRGEQRLEELIARYGVEKIQQGIENLLEYAELKARAIVQDIPDGSYDFWDYLEKGPGGYPIRLRCKMTVAGSDIHLDFSGTDPQVRASFNIPTHNQQGHYMLVPALIRYFRTLDPTIPWNSGMIRMVRNYAPPASVLNPEPMAAVGARAATFIRLMDVITGALGKAQGSMVPAAGAGQACIVMMAMTDASDGKKKVGVIQPICGGSGARPMKDGIDGMDFAVGHLRNIPAETVESEMPVLIEHYGLRADSAGAGTFRGGSGIDLCVRILTPDTVMTARNMERMEFQPWGRLGGGVGSHGEAILNAGRASEDNLGRIDELLLQPGETVTFLSQGGGGYGDPYERDSRLVLEDVKRGLVSTEKALELYGVVIDGLELNESDTEHLRAERSRQQEEFAYGKAREQFEDIWSDEMQVSLNQALLNAPLALRDYLKRQTMGVVEERYKDSLSVDPGEISDIMEELRQQIGLY, encoded by the coding sequence ATGATCGGCGACAAGGTCTTTCTTGAGATTTTCAACAACCGGATTCAGGCTGCCGTGGAAGAAATGGCAAATGTCGTTCTGCGCACAGGATTCACCGCTTTTGTCAAAGAAACGGGCGATTTTGGAACCTACCTCTTATCTCCATCTGGGGAAACGTTCGGGTCGCCGCTGGAGACGGGTTACAATCTGTCCCTGGGCATTCCTGCCGCTGCGACCATTAACAGCATAGAAGACTGGAAAGAAGGGGATCTCGTCATATGTAATGATCCTTATTCCACCAAAGGCATGGTCACACACCTTCCAGACATTCATCTCATCAAGCCTTATTTTCACGAAGGGCGAATTATCGCATACGGCATGTGCTTTGTTCATTCTTCTGATGTGGGTGGCAAGGTACCGGGGAGTGTATCTCCCAGCGCCTACGATATTCATATGGAAGGCATTCGAATTGCACCAGTCAAGCTGTATGAAGCCGGTGTTCTGAACGAGCAGATCCTGCGCATGTTTCTGGACAACAGCCGAATTCCGGAGCAAAATCTCGGTGATCTCAAAGCGCTTATGGCTGCGTTGAACCGGGGAGAGCAGAGGCTTGAGGAACTCATTGCACGTTATGGCGTAGAAAAAATCCAACAGGGCATCGAAAATTTGCTGGAGTATGCCGAGCTGAAGGCCCGTGCGATCGTGCAGGATATCCCGGACGGTTCCTATGACTTCTGGGACTATCTGGAGAAAGGACCAGGGGGATATCCTATCCGGTTGCGCTGCAAAATGACGGTCGCAGGCAGTGACATTCATCTGGATTTTAGCGGCACCGATCCTCAGGTCAGGGCTTCATTCAATATTCCTACCCACAATCAACAGGGACATTACATGCTGGTACCCGCACTCATTCGTTATTTCCGTACACTCGATCCGACCATTCCGTGGAATTCGGGCATGATTCGCATGGTGCGAAATTACGCGCCGCCCGCTTCCGTGCTCAACCCGGAGCCGATGGCAGCTGTGGGGGCTCGTGCTGCGACCTTTATCCGGCTGATGGATGTTATCACGGGAGCTCTGGGGAAAGCTCAGGGTAGTATGGTTCCCGCAGCAGGAGCTGGACAAGCCTGCATCGTCATGATGGCGATGACAGATGCATCCGATGGCAAGAAAAAGGTGGGCGTAATTCAGCCGATCTGCGGAGGTTCGGGAGCAAGGCCGATGAAAGACGGAATTGATGGCATGGATTTTGCGGTCGGTCATCTTCGAAATATCCCTGCGGAAACGGTGGAATCTGAAATGCCTGTGTTGATTGAGCATTATGGTCTTCGTGCCGACTCTGCAGGTGCAGGTACCTTCCGCGGTGGAAGCGGGATTGACCTGTGCGTCAGAATTCTAACACCGGATACCGTGATGACGGCCAGAAACATGGAGCGTATGGAGTTTCAGCCTTGGGGCAGGCTCGGTGGCGGTGTAGGTTCACATGGAGAAGCGATTCTTAATGCTGGACGTGCAAGTGAGGATAATCTGGGAAGAATTGATGAGTTGCTGCTTCAGCCTGGAGAAACGGTTACGTTCCTTTCGCAAGGTGGAGGCGGATATGGCGATCCATATGAGCGTGATTCACGTCTGGTTCTGGAGGATGTAAAAAGAGGGCTGGTATCCACGGAGAAAGCCCTTGAGTTATACGGTGTTGTGATTGATGGCCTGGAGCTGAACGAGAGCGATACCGAACACCTGCGCGCCGAGCGATCACGGCAGCAGGAGGAATTCGCTTATGGCAAGGCAAGGGAGCAATTTGAAGACATATGGAGCGATGAAATGCAGGTATCGCTGAATCAGGCATTGCTGAATGCTCCGCTTGCACTGAGAGACTACCTGAAACGTCAGACCATGGGCGTTGTAGAGGAGAGGTATAAGGACTCCCTCTCTGTAGATCCAGGGGAGATATCCGACATTATGGAAGAATTACGCCAGCAAATAGGGTTGTATTGA
- a CDS encoding ABC transporter permease — protein sequence MNRIAERIVNLYSFGNRTWVTRLLLLLPALALMGIVYLGGLLIFGRYSFDMYENGKLIRGWDWGAYRAFLSDPYYWKLIGTTFRIAFKVTLWSLMLAYPLAYCIAGLKKPGMKQLLLLLTFLPLLVSAVVRSYGWQLLLSKQGFMNWLFIRLGLTEEGFSMIYNETGVVVALVHIFLPFMVFPILNVLSQSDASLKAAAQDLGAGSWRTFLTITLPLSARGIASGVQIVFTLCLTAFTTPQLIGGGRVMTLPVFIYQRTLDTNWPMAAVASLFLLVSSIVVSLLVNKGAEMLMFRRSRKGGQAYG from the coding sequence ATGAACCGGATCGCGGAACGGATCGTGAATTTGTATTCCTTTGGAAATCGCACATGGGTAACCCGGTTGCTGCTTCTGTTGCCTGCACTTGCTCTGATGGGCATCGTGTATCTGGGCGGGTTGTTGATCTTTGGCAGATATAGCTTCGATATGTATGAGAATGGAAAGCTTATTCGCGGCTGGGATTGGGGGGCCTATCGTGCTTTTTTATCTGATCCTTACTATTGGAAACTGATTGGCACGACATTTCGCATTGCCTTCAAGGTTACGCTATGGAGTCTAATGCTTGCCTATCCACTGGCCTATTGCATAGCGGGTCTTAAGAAGCCTGGCATGAAGCAATTGTTGCTGCTGCTCACGTTTCTACCGCTACTGGTCAGTGCGGTTGTGCGTTCTTACGGATGGCAACTTTTATTGTCGAAACAGGGCTTCATGAACTGGTTGTTCATCCGGCTGGGGCTTACCGAGGAAGGATTCAGCATGATATACAACGAGACTGGTGTTGTTGTTGCGCTTGTCCATATTTTCCTGCCATTTATGGTCTTTCCCATCCTGAACGTATTGTCCCAAAGTGATGCTTCCTTAAAGGCAGCTGCTCAGGATCTGGGGGCGGGCAGCTGGCGAACGTTCCTGACCATTACCCTGCCTTTATCGGCAAGAGGTATTGCAAGCGGGGTACAGATTGTGTTCACGTTATGTCTCACCGCCTTCACCACACCTCAACTGATTGGCGGGGGAAGAGTCATGACACTTCCGGTATTTATATACCAGCGTACCTTGGATACCAACTGGCCGATGGCTGCGGTTGCCAGCTTGTTCTTGCTTGTGTCTTCCATCGTTGTCTCGTTGCTTGTGAATAAAGGAGCAGAAATGTTGATGTTTCGTCGTTCCCGTAAGGGAGGTCAGGCGTATGGTTAA
- a CDS encoding hydantoinase/oxoprolinase family protein: MDTIYRLGIDIGGTFTDALVMDHQGSVIAALKTPSIATAPEQAIFNALDQLKVNGVNIREIDLFVHGTTLGVNTLIERNGAVTGLLVTKGFRDILEIRRLRLEDTTNLYGDKTDALVPRHRVKEVDERVIASGGILQPLNQEQLLQAVDELVEDGVTALAISFLHAYVNPAHEQLAEDLIRERYPQLFICRSSAIWPQQREFERTLATAMNAYVGERMGSYFLRLQEGIQAYGLKANLLSTMSNGGMMTAARAANEPVRTLLSGPASGVIAATHIAERAGIHQVITFDMGGTSVDVALIDKEPAYSSENKVGDFPVIIPAVDVTAIGAGGGSIAWLDSVGVLKVGPRSAGANPGPACYQRGGEEPTTTDAYLQLGILHADRFLGGQMRLYPELAERTLSNLGEKLGLKAEQTAQAILDVATANMYAQFSPLMARKGVDPRDFTLLAYGGAGPMHAFLMAREVGIGRVLIPPSPGTLCAMGCTVANLRNDFVHTLHKSNQTLGPGELSSLFTELENQGRSWVDEEARGGVKLDNIYCLYSADMRYEGQAFDLEVTLTLEEIEDPKKAGMKFHASYQNVFGISQPEAEVMFVSLRATIVGVLPTHNTVTPANLPFDESEAEERIITFDHVQQTAKVLKRGQIPSVDAPIPGPIIVEEYDTTIFIPPGFKVYRDVHGNVIGEVKA; encoded by the coding sequence GTGGACACAATCTACCGTTTAGGCATAGATATCGGAGGTACTTTCACGGATGCGCTGGTGATGGACCATCAGGGCAGCGTGATTGCGGCGCTCAAGACGCCATCGATTGCAACAGCTCCGGAACAGGCAATTTTTAACGCACTTGATCAACTTAAGGTGAATGGTGTGAACATTCGTGAGATTGATCTATTTGTGCATGGAACAACACTTGGCGTCAACACGTTAATCGAACGGAATGGTGCAGTTACAGGTCTGTTGGTCACTAAAGGATTCCGCGATATTCTTGAAATCCGGCGGTTGCGACTTGAGGATACAACCAATCTGTACGGTGACAAGACAGATGCGTTAGTACCGAGACATCGTGTCAAGGAAGTTGATGAACGGGTGATTGCAAGTGGGGGGATACTTCAGCCACTGAATCAGGAACAGCTGCTGCAAGCGGTGGATGAGCTGGTGGAAGATGGCGTTACTGCTTTGGCGATCAGTTTTTTACATGCTTATGTGAATCCTGCTCATGAACAACTTGCGGAAGATCTGATCAGGGAACGTTATCCGCAACTGTTCATCTGCCGAAGCAGCGCCATCTGGCCACAACAGCGTGAGTTCGAACGAACACTCGCAACGGCCATGAATGCTTATGTGGGTGAACGAATGGGGTCTTACTTTCTGCGTCTGCAAGAAGGGATTCAGGCATACGGCCTCAAAGCCAACTTGCTGTCGACCATGTCCAACGGTGGAATGATGACTGCTGCCAGAGCGGCTAATGAGCCGGTACGTACGCTTCTGTCCGGGCCTGCTTCCGGTGTAATCGCCGCGACCCATATCGCTGAACGAGCTGGGATTCATCAGGTCATCACATTTGACATGGGTGGGACAAGCGTGGATGTTGCTCTCATTGACAAAGAACCGGCCTATTCATCCGAGAACAAAGTTGGTGATTTTCCTGTCATCATTCCTGCTGTTGATGTGACGGCTATAGGAGCAGGTGGTGGTTCAATTGCCTGGCTTGATTCCGTCGGCGTACTCAAGGTGGGACCACGCAGCGCGGGAGCCAACCCCGGTCCGGCCTGTTATCAGCGTGGGGGAGAAGAGCCGACAACCACAGATGCTTATCTACAGCTAGGTATCCTGCACGCTGACCGTTTCCTTGGCGGACAAATGCGTCTGTATCCCGAACTTGCAGAGCGTACTCTTTCCAATCTGGGAGAGAAGCTTGGTCTGAAGGCTGAACAGACTGCGCAAGCCATTCTTGATGTGGCAACCGCTAATATGTATGCCCAATTTTCTCCCCTAATGGCTCGCAAGGGTGTTGATCCACGCGATTTTACGTTGCTCGCATATGGTGGAGCTGGACCGATGCATGCTTTTCTGATGGCACGCGAGGTAGGCATTGGCAGAGTGCTGATCCCGCCATCTCCGGGAACATTGTGTGCCATGGGGTGCACGGTTGCCAATCTCCGCAATGATTTCGTTCATACGTTACACAAAAGTAACCAGACTCTTGGGCCCGGTGAGTTAAGCTCTCTTTTCACTGAATTGGAAAACCAGGGACGTAGCTGGGTCGATGAGGAAGCTCGTGGTGGTGTCAAGCTAGACAATATTTATTGCCTATATAGTGCGGATATGCGCTATGAAGGACAGGCCTTTGATCTCGAGGTCACGCTGACATTGGAAGAAATTGAAGATCCCAAAAAGGCAGGGATGAAATTCCATGCGTCCTACCAAAACGTGTTTGGCATTAGTCAGCCAGAGGCAGAAGTTATGTTTGTAAGTCTCAGAGCAACCATCGTTGGTGTTTTGCCTACCCATAACACGGTAACTCCGGCAAATTTGCCATTCGATGAGAGTGAAGCGGAAGAACGGATCATCACCTTTGACCATGTGCAGCAGACAGCGAAGGTACTGAAAAGGGGACAGATTCCATCGGTGGATGCTCCCATCCCCGGACCCATTATTGTGGAGGAATACGATACAACAATCTTTATCCCGCCTGGATTTAAGGTATACCGGGATGTCCACGGGAACGTGATTGGGGAGGTGAAAGCATGA
- a CDS encoding ABC transporter substrate-binding protein: MFKSNKKRFLSLASLTLAGTLVLSACGGAGSSSNTAGETDSSGASGDKVKLTMFIWAGSNQDVVPKEVVAEYVKEHPNVEVTFEESSNSVMYPKMVAGKQADANNPVVNFGYFNADATAKGLNDDMWEPLDTSIVTNIKDIPESFHKPDNKGVVWGVSSFALVYNKDLVKTPPTSWNDLWDNEEFKGKTALWDYMFYSYISPLIATKGQEIGASYDNPEPAFQFWADHSDQIGTLVSSNDQLKALLEAGDALIAPFSAQVAQTWIDGGSPLAVAYPSEGAISFPYTLQVVKGSTPEQARVANEIINELLSAEALSQYAEATGTPVTSTTAAVPDKYKDDPSFSVETQSNGINPDWDVLAQNSSSWKELWDRLVKTKLQ; this comes from the coding sequence ATGTTTAAATCAAACAAAAAACGCTTTCTCAGCCTCGCCTCTCTGACACTGGCCGGTACATTGGTGCTTTCCGCCTGCGGTGGAGCAGGCAGCTCAAGTAATACTGCCGGAGAGACCGACTCCTCAGGAGCAAGCGGAGACAAAGTTAAGCTGACGATGTTTATCTGGGCTGGTTCCAATCAAGACGTCGTTCCGAAAGAAGTGGTTGCCGAGTATGTGAAAGAACATCCCAACGTTGAAGTCACTTTTGAGGAATCCTCCAATTCGGTAATGTATCCAAAGATGGTGGCTGGCAAGCAGGCTGATGCCAACAATCCGGTGGTTAACTTTGGTTACTTCAATGCAGATGCGACGGCAAAAGGCTTGAATGATGACATGTGGGAGCCGCTGGATACAAGTATCGTGACCAATATCAAGGATATCCCGGAGTCCTTCCACAAGCCTGATAATAAAGGTGTGGTCTGGGGCGTTTCGAGCTTCGCCCTGGTGTATAACAAAGACCTGGTGAAAACGCCGCCTACCAGCTGGAACGATCTATGGGATAACGAGGAGTTTAAAGGAAAAACTGCGCTTTGGGACTACATGTTCTATTCCTATATCTCTCCACTGATTGCTACCAAAGGTCAGGAGATTGGCGCATCTTATGATAATCCAGAGCCAGCCTTCCAGTTCTGGGCAGATCACAGTGACCAGATTGGCACATTGGTTTCATCCAATGATCAGCTGAAGGCATTGCTGGAGGCAGGTGATGCTCTCATTGCCCCATTCAGTGCACAGGTTGCGCAGACATGGATTGATGGAGGTTCTCCACTCGCTGTAGCGTATCCGAGTGAAGGTGCCATCTCCTTCCCGTACACACTTCAGGTCGTGAAGGGCTCGACACCGGAGCAGGCACGTGTTGCAAACGAAATTATTAACGAATTGTTGAGCGCAGAGGCGCTGTCACAATACGCAGAAGCAACGGGTACGCCAGTAACCAGTACGACAGCAGCAGTTCCGGACAAGTACAAGGATGATCCTTCCTTCTCCGTCGAAACGCAAAGTAACGGCATTAATCCAGACTGGGATGTGCTTGCACAGAACAGCTCTTCTTGGAAGGAACTATGGGACCGACTCGTGAAAACAAAACTTCAATAA
- a CDS encoding class II aldolase/adducin family protein → MSEQHVREELTKYARRAVAQGLVVGPGGNLSARSEDTMLLSPSGYALEDLEPDEWIAIDIATGETRAGSTRPSSEVLMHLYSYRVNPDIQAIVHTHPAYTIALSLVFDELPHLFPDQSALVGDIGFVPYVLPTTKLLADAVAAKVEEHTALILVNHGLVTTGKNLREAYYRTQVVEESAKVYMIAKTAGEPKVLTAEEYKEIQSLESEAYRVQLLQQLKS, encoded by the coding sequence ATGTCTGAACAACACGTAAGAGAAGAGCTGACGAAATATGCTCGCAGGGCAGTTGCCCAAGGACTGGTGGTAGGACCAGGTGGGAATCTGAGCGCACGCTCCGAGGATACGATGCTGCTTTCGCCGAGTGGTTATGCACTAGAGGATCTGGAGCCCGACGAATGGATCGCCATTGATATTGCAACAGGAGAGACACGTGCGGGGTCGACACGTCCTTCTTCCGAAGTATTGATGCATCTATACAGTTATCGCGTAAATCCTGATATTCAGGCTATTGTGCATACGCATCCGGCATACACCATTGCACTGAGTCTCGTTTTCGATGAATTGCCACATTTGTTCCCTGATCAATCGGCACTTGTGGGCGATATCGGCTTCGTTCCTTATGTTCTGCCTACGACCAAACTCCTTGCCGATGCAGTAGCTGCCAAGGTTGAAGAACATACAGCGCTTATTCTGGTCAATCATGGATTGGTGACTACAGGCAAAAATCTGCGTGAAGCCTACTACCGCACTCAGGTAGTCGAGGAAAGTGCCAAAGTATATATGATCGCCAAGACTGCAGGGGAGCCCAAAGTCCTTACTGCGGAAGAATACAAGGAGATCCAGTCTCTTGAAAGTGAAGCCTACCGCGTACAGCTGCTGCAACAACTCAAGTCCTGA
- a CDS encoding rhamnulokinase, whose translation MGTQATHVLAADYGAGSGRVVRGTFDGSKLSLQEVHRFSNDPVHLGDGLYWDFLRLFHELKQGIVKGMQGISQPVRSIAVDTWGVDYGIVDGEGRLCFNPRHYREARNAQWMEEALHLVKEEELYAMSGVLPQQINTVFQLLGSVRDHAEGLRPDMRMLFMPDLFHYYLSGQQACEYTIASTSGLLHAGEARWNEHLIGRLGIPETLFPKLVQPGTVLGQLTDDLCAELRTGPMQVISVGSHDTASALAAIPATGSEFAFISCGTWSLMGVERDTPVLDHRSRELGFTNEGTVSGKVRTLKNRSGLWLLQECKRQWERENQRFTHEELVQLAAVASAHQCYVSPGDGVYLAPGNMPERIRQQCSASGQAIPETIGAVVRSILESLALEFRQTLDELELITGARPRMIHMVGGGVHNRLLCQFTANAAGVPVIAGPAEATSAGNCMLQFMAHGEVNSLSEVREVMRSSFSPEIYEPEDNARWQEAYEVYQHLNQTLANRPVR comes from the coding sequence ATGGGAACCCAAGCAACACATGTGCTTGCTGCCGATTACGGTGCCGGAAGCGGTCGGGTCGTCCGGGGGACTTTTGATGGGAGTAAGCTCTCGTTACAGGAAGTACACCGATTCAGTAATGATCCTGTACACCTGGGAGATGGATTGTACTGGGATTTCCTGCGACTTTTCCACGAACTGAAACAAGGGATTGTAAAAGGCATGCAAGGCATCTCCCAACCGGTTCGTTCCATCGCTGTGGATACATGGGGAGTCGACTATGGAATAGTGGACGGGGAGGGAAGATTATGCTTCAACCCCCGCCATTACCGGGAGGCACGCAATGCACAGTGGATGGAAGAAGCTCTGCACCTTGTGAAAGAAGAAGAACTGTATGCCATGTCCGGCGTTCTGCCGCAGCAAATCAATACGGTATTTCAACTGCTAGGAAGTGTACGAGATCATGCAGAAGGTTTGCGTCCGGATATGCGCATGTTATTTATGCCGGATTTATTTCACTATTATCTATCCGGTCAGCAGGCTTGTGAGTATACGATTGCAAGTACGAGTGGGCTGTTGCATGCAGGCGAGGCGCGTTGGAATGAACATCTGATCGGACGTCTCGGTATACCGGAAACATTATTTCCAAAGCTCGTTCAGCCTGGTACCGTGCTGGGTCAGTTAACGGATGACTTGTGTGCGGAGTTACGGACCGGACCGATGCAGGTGATATCGGTAGGTTCGCATGATACAGCATCTGCGTTGGCAGCCATCCCTGCAACAGGTTCGGAATTTGCTTTTATTAGCTGTGGTACCTGGTCTCTCATGGGTGTGGAACGCGATACACCAGTATTGGATCATCGGAGCCGTGAACTGGGGTTCACCAATGAGGGAACGGTAAGCGGCAAGGTGCGAACCTTGAAGAATCGTTCAGGTCTGTGGCTGTTGCAGGAATGCAAACGACAATGGGAGCGAGAGAACCAACGTTTTACCCATGAGGAACTGGTCCAGCTCGCAGCTGTGGCATCCGCTCATCAATGTTATGTATCGCCAGGAGATGGAGTATATTTGGCGCCAGGAAATATGCCTGAACGAATCAGGCAACAATGCAGCGCCAGCGGGCAAGCAATACCTGAAACGATCGGAGCGGTTGTACGCAGTATTCTGGAAAGCCTGGCGCTGGAGTTCAGACAGACTCTGGATGAACTGGAGCTAATTACAGGAGCACGGCCTCGTATGATCCATATGGTTGGTGGCGGCGTACACAATCGTTTACTGTGCCAATTTACCGCAAATGCAGCCGGTGTTCCTGTCATAGCTGGCCCTGCAGAGGCAACCTCAGCGGGCAATTGTATGCTTCAATTCATGGCACATGGCGAAGTGAACAGCCTGTCTGAGGTCCGGGAAGTCATGAGGTCTTCCTTTTCTCCCGAAATCTATGAGCCAGAGGACAACGCAAGATGGCAGGAAGCTTATGAAGTCTATCAACACCTGAATCAGACGTTGGCGAACAGACCAGTTAGATGA
- a CDS encoding FCD domain-containing protein encodes MGPELNEMELEYELLKQLRDASAPIGASTLVHTLGKTYGLSQATIGRRLMEMDVEGFTVLEGRKGRTLTEQGLDRMKTLERDLQQKSVNSQLIQMLNHSGEKALLDVLVARRALEREIASLAAQRASKEYILLLQASIASQHELLSKNIIPYEEDREFHRLLAYAAQNQILLHAVELVWETSRDFLETAYIRRRVGSELVVDHQQILDAIVAGSPEQAEAAMVNHINQMIDDVKRYFAMQNQ; translated from the coding sequence GTGGGTCCTGAGCTAAACGAAATGGAGTTGGAATACGAACTGCTGAAGCAGCTTCGAGACGCGAGCGCTCCCATCGGGGCTAGTACGTTGGTTCATACTTTGGGCAAAACGTATGGTCTGAGTCAGGCAACCATCGGAAGAAGACTAATGGAGATGGATGTTGAAGGTTTTACAGTTCTGGAAGGACGCAAGGGAAGGACTTTGACCGAACAGGGTCTGGATCGAATGAAGACGTTGGAAAGAGATTTGCAGCAAAAAAGCGTGAATTCACAGTTAATTCAGATGCTGAACCATTCGGGGGAAAAGGCTCTATTGGATGTTCTCGTTGCCAGAAGGGCACTTGAGCGGGAGATCGCTTCCCTGGCAGCACAGCGTGCCTCGAAAGAATACATATTACTGTTGCAAGCATCGATTGCGAGCCAGCATGAATTGCTTTCCAAGAATATTATACCATACGAGGAGGACCGGGAGTTTCACAGATTGCTCGCTTATGCTGCGCAAAACCAAATTCTTCTGCACGCGGTTGAACTGGTATGGGAGACAAGCCGCGATTTTCTGGAAACAGCGTATATTCGCCGGAGAGTAGGAAGTGAATTAGTTGTAGATCATCAGCAGATTCTGGATGCTATAGTAGCGGGCTCTCCGGAGCAGGCTGAAGCGGCAATGGTGAATCATATCAACCAGATGATTGATGATGTCAAACGTTATTTCGCCATGCAAAACCAATAA
- a CDS encoding ABC transporter ATP-binding protein: MSSGQETISIETREVTKTYGERAAVDQVTLQVKKGEFVSLLGPSGCGKTTLLRMLGGLEQPDQGTIMLGGRDVTGIPAYGRNSNMIFQQLALFPHLDVFNNIAYGLKVKKLPKADIKRQVGEMLDLVQLGDYGRRAVSELSGGQAQRVAIARALINRPEVLLLDEPLSALDMQLRLDMQRELKRIQREFGGTFIFVTHDQSEAMNMSDRIGVMRAGKLLQYATPDEIYERPADSFVAKFIGDTNLFETEVLGHDANGIRVDCFGHSLLVKIIDGNAVPKAGARHSLSIRNEYIRLGEDAYHCQNKLNGHVIEAVYGGANIRYSVQIAEGFLVQASVLHQRGASRYSPGDPIQIGFDPEDALLLSEPMHDHVQGAGI, from the coding sequence ATGAGCAGCGGACAAGAGACCATATCTATTGAAACAAGGGAAGTCACGAAGACCTATGGTGAACGAGCCGCAGTTGATCAAGTAACACTCCAAGTGAAAAAGGGAGAATTCGTTTCCTTGCTTGGTCCGAGTGGTTGTGGCAAAACCACACTGCTGCGCATGCTCGGCGGACTTGAGCAGCCGGATCAAGGCACCATTATGCTGGGAGGCCGGGATGTTACCGGCATTCCGGCCTATGGACGGAACAGTAACATGATTTTTCAGCAGCTTGCGCTTTTCCCTCATTTGGATGTATTCAACAACATTGCCTATGGGCTAAAGGTGAAGAAGTTACCAAAAGCCGATATAAAACGGCAGGTAGGTGAAATGCTTGATCTGGTCCAGCTCGGAGACTATGGCAGGCGTGCTGTATCCGAGCTGTCCGGGGGTCAGGCTCAACGCGTCGCCATTGCTCGCGCACTGATTAACAGACCGGAAGTGCTGCTGCTTGACGAACCTCTCTCTGCATTGGACATGCAGCTGCGTCTCGATATGCAGCGCGAACTAAAACGCATTCAGCGCGAATTCGGCGGAACGTTTATCTTTGTGACGCATGATCAGAGCGAAGCCATGAACATGTCTGACCGAATTGGCGTCATGCGCGCCGGAAAGCTGCTGCAATATGCAACCCCTGATGAAATCTATGAAAGACCTGCAGATAGCTTCGTAGCCAAGTTCATTGGAGATACTAACCTCTTTGAGACGGAAGTGTTAGGGCATGATGCCAATGGAATTCGGGTAGATTGCTTCGGCCATTCATTGCTGGTGAAAATCATCGATGGCAATGCTGTACCGAAAGCGGGAGCACGACATTCCTTATCGATTCGCAATGAGTATATTCGACTCGGAGAAGATGCATATCATTGTCAGAACAAGCTGAATGGACATGTGATTGAAGCGGTGTACGGTGGAGCAAATATTCGATACAGCGTGCAGATTGCTGAGGGTTTTCTGGTTCAGGCCAGTGTGCTGCATCAGCGGGGAGCCTCACGTTATAGTCCAGGCGACCCGATACAAATTGGCTTTGATCCAGAGGACGCGCTTTTGTTATCTGAACCCATGCATGACCATGTACAAGGTGCAGGAATATGA